Proteins from one Catenuloplanes atrovinosus genomic window:
- a CDS encoding pectate lyase, whose amino-acid sequence MPTEQPARKPRRRLYAGLATAGVAGIAAAAVALTVPSANASTLFSENFESGAPSGWSKSGGDWSVADDGSKVYRQAKASSEAARVLAGDAAWTDYAVSARVKATEVGPGGFAGVAARASGPTTLYRLVLTASGTAELHGVKGSAVTVLGSVPVAAPTGTFHTLRIQASGTTVTGWADGSPVGSGTGSVSARGRLGLVTSMASASFDDVLATTASSGAVPAPGTTTAPITAAPAPTTASPAPSKTASPAPSASRTASAAPTQSSGTSPNAPWPTASGTKPVAASVTVSGTLDGGMARYYGTGDLGGSGQDEGQDPIFDLADGATLKNVIIGSPAADGVHCAGTCTLINVWWEDVGEDAATFRGGATAVFLVDGGGARKAGDKVFQHNGGGTLTIKNFQVTDFGKLYRSCGNCSTQYKRTVVIENVRATAPGDLLAGVNANYGDAATFRNVTIAGDTSMDVCTRFTGNSTGGEPTQTGSGADGTTCKYTPSDVTFT is encoded by the coding sequence ATGCCCACAGAACAACCCGCGCGGAAGCCACGGCGCCGCCTGTACGCGGGCCTCGCCACGGCCGGCGTCGCCGGGATCGCGGCCGCCGCGGTCGCACTCACCGTGCCGTCCGCGAACGCGTCCACGCTCTTCAGCGAGAACTTCGAGTCCGGCGCGCCGAGCGGCTGGTCCAAGTCGGGTGGCGACTGGTCGGTCGCCGACGACGGTTCCAAGGTCTACCGGCAGGCGAAGGCGTCCAGCGAGGCCGCCCGCGTCCTCGCCGGCGACGCCGCCTGGACCGACTACGCGGTCTCGGCCAGGGTCAAGGCGACCGAGGTCGGCCCCGGCGGCTTCGCCGGCGTGGCGGCCCGCGCGTCCGGCCCGACCACGCTCTACCGCCTGGTGCTGACCGCGTCCGGCACCGCCGAACTGCACGGCGTCAAGGGCAGCGCGGTGACCGTGCTGGGCTCGGTGCCGGTCGCCGCGCCCACCGGCACGTTCCACACGCTGCGGATCCAGGCGAGCGGCACGACCGTCACGGGCTGGGCGGACGGCAGCCCGGTCGGCTCCGGCACCGGCTCGGTCTCGGCCAGGGGCCGGCTGGGCCTGGTCACGTCGATGGCGTCCGCCTCCTTCGACGACGTGCTCGCCACCACGGCCTCCTCCGGCGCCGTCCCGGCCCCGGGCACGACCACCGCACCGATCACCGCCGCGCCCGCACCCACCACGGCGAGCCCGGCGCCGAGCAAGACCGCGAGCCCCGCGCCCAGCGCCAGCAGGACCGCGAGCGCGGCGCCCACCCAGAGCTCCGGCACGTCCCCGAACGCGCCGTGGCCGACCGCGAGCGGCACCAAGCCGGTCGCCGCGTCCGTGACGGTCTCCGGCACGCTGGACGGCGGCATGGCCCGCTACTACGGCACCGGTGACCTCGGTGGCAGCGGGCAGGACGAGGGCCAGGACCCGATCTTCGACCTGGCCGACGGCGCCACCCTGAAGAACGTGATCATCGGTTCCCCGGCCGCGGACGGCGTGCACTGCGCCGGCACCTGCACGCTGATCAACGTGTGGTGGGAGGACGTCGGCGAGGACGCCGCCACCTTCCGCGGCGGCGCCACCGCGGTCTTCCTGGTCGACGGCGGCGGCGCCCGCAAGGCCGGTGACAAGGTCTTCCAGCACAACGGCGGCGGCACCCTGACCATCAAGAACTTCCAGGTCACCGACTTCGGGAAGCTGTACCGGTCGTGCGGCAACTGCTCCACCCAGTACAAGCGCACCGTCGTGATCGAGAACGTGAGGGCGACCGCGCCCGGTGACCTGCTGGCCGGGGTGAACGCCAACTACGGCGACGCCGCCACCTTCCGCAACGTCACCATCGCCGGCGACACCTCGATGGACGTCTGCACCCGCTTCACCGGCAACTCCACCGGCGGGGAACCCACCCAGACCGGCTCCGGCGCCGACGGCACCACCTGCAAATACACCCCCTCGGACGTGACCTTCACGTAA
- a CDS encoding outer membrane protein assembly factor BamB family protein produces MIELDLREEPVREAPAPRDWIRGSRWVAVAITLGLLIGLVGSVPVLRRLHLTATVALPAGADFTLTDRRVYTLHGGTTPVVSAFTLNGQRLWQANSRFTGDVAFHEAGDVLLVTGVNRSGQPETLGVDALTGTQRWTRPEQIVPLADGRTGLVTTPVFDRGTLPDGTVARDPEGNPVAITPTSTLLRAVDLADGHDLWSGSYAGSARREPLPGTAEIVVADPAGVTVLDARTGEARRSVPIEGGFAIDDLLVSDQLIIVQQGRRGGGHTYAFRPDTLERVWRIQLPGNTALGFGCHDVPCVTDMATTSVLDPETGAVAYEIPMASLLRLGGHTLIDPHAAGAGPSVVTSPDGTSTPLTGWTLVSPNLDPAARSAAPALLTREADGRAWLATLNRAGTPYELGSLAPAILDCQSASTTIACRTGRQEMRIWQLRGVRP; encoded by the coding sequence GTGATCGAGCTGGACCTGCGGGAGGAGCCGGTGCGCGAGGCGCCGGCACCGCGGGACTGGATTCGAGGGTCACGCTGGGTCGCTGTCGCAATTACTCTAGGTCTATTGATCGGGCTGGTGGGCTCCGTGCCGGTCCTCCGGCGGCTCCACCTGACCGCCACCGTGGCGCTTCCGGCCGGCGCCGACTTCACGCTCACCGACCGCCGGGTGTACACGCTGCACGGCGGCACCACCCCGGTCGTCTCCGCGTTCACGCTGAACGGCCAGCGGCTCTGGCAGGCGAACTCCCGGTTCACCGGCGACGTCGCGTTCCACGAGGCCGGCGACGTGCTGCTGGTCACCGGCGTCAACCGCTCCGGGCAGCCGGAGACGCTCGGCGTCGACGCGCTCACCGGCACCCAGCGGTGGACGCGCCCGGAGCAGATCGTGCCGCTCGCCGACGGGCGCACCGGACTGGTCACCACCCCGGTGTTCGACCGCGGCACGCTCCCCGACGGGACCGTCGCGCGCGATCCCGAGGGCAACCCCGTCGCGATCACGCCGACCTCCACCTTGCTGCGCGCGGTCGACCTGGCCGACGGCCACGACCTGTGGTCAGGGTCGTACGCGGGCAGCGCGCGCCGCGAGCCGCTGCCCGGCACCGCCGAGATCGTGGTCGCCGACCCGGCCGGCGTGACCGTGCTGGACGCGCGGACCGGTGAGGCGCGGCGGTCCGTGCCGATCGAGGGCGGGTTCGCCATCGACGACCTGCTGGTCTCGGACCAGTTGATCATCGTGCAGCAGGGCCGGCGCGGCGGCGGGCACACGTACGCGTTCCGGCCGGACACGCTGGAGCGGGTGTGGCGCATCCAGCTTCCCGGCAACACCGCGCTCGGCTTCGGGTGCCACGACGTGCCCTGCGTCACGGACATGGCCACGACCAGCGTGCTCGACCCGGAGACCGGCGCGGTGGCGTACGAGATCCCGATGGCGAGCCTGCTGCGCCTGGGCGGGCACACGCTGATCGACCCGCACGCCGCCGGTGCCGGGCCGAGCGTCGTCACGTCGCCGGACGGCACCAGCACGCCGCTGACCGGGTGGACGCTGGTGTCGCCCAACCTCGACCCCGCCGCCCGCTCCGCCGCGCCCGCGCTGCTCACCCGGGAGGCCGACGGACGGGCCTGGCTGGCGACGCTGAACCGCGCGGGCACCCCGTACGAACTGGGCAGCCTCGCGCCCGCGATACTCGACTGCCAGTCCGCGTCCACGACGATCGCCTGTCGCACCGGACGCCAGGAGATGAGGATCTGGCAGCTCCGGGGGGTACGGCCGTGA
- a CDS encoding sensor domain-containing phosphodiesterase yields MTVTGSPRAARTVDEVIDARAVTTLFQPLVDLERREPVGYEALSRGPAGTPWQAPIALFEAAREVGRAAELDWICRVRAYEAALAAGLDDSMTLFVNIEPMALRTPCPDDLFPATVAAQSKLRVVTEITERAIAGDPSALLSTAAACRAIGWGVAFDDVGSDPASLALMPLVRPDVVKLDMGLLHDPHRAEVAHVVNAAIAYAERTGAVILAEGIETEEHLELARTMGATLGQGLLFGAPAPLPVPSETCGTRVPLLPADGVPPVSVPPRSPFEIVSGARPVLRTTKARLAPISRFLESKARDEVEPPVLLACFQEARFFTPAVAQRFADAATTAAFVAVLGVGLDERPASGVRGARLSEDDPLRGEWNVIVVGPYFAAALTARDLGAGGMTEAEQRFEYALTHDRELVLEAARALMHWISPA; encoded by the coding sequence GTGACCGTCACCGGCTCACCGCGGGCCGCGCGGACCGTCGACGAGGTCATCGACGCGCGCGCCGTCACCACGCTGTTCCAGCCGCTGGTGGACCTGGAGCGCCGCGAGCCGGTCGGCTACGAGGCGCTCAGCCGGGGACCGGCCGGCACCCCGTGGCAGGCGCCGATCGCGCTGTTCGAGGCCGCGCGCGAGGTCGGGCGCGCCGCCGAACTGGACTGGATCTGCCGGGTCCGGGCGTACGAGGCCGCGCTCGCCGCCGGGCTCGACGACTCCATGACGCTGTTCGTCAACATCGAGCCGATGGCGCTGCGCACGCCCTGCCCGGACGACCTCTTCCCGGCCACGGTCGCGGCGCAGAGCAAGCTCCGGGTGGTCACCGAGATCACCGAGCGGGCCATCGCCGGCGACCCGTCCGCGCTGCTCAGCACGGCCGCGGCCTGCCGGGCGATCGGCTGGGGCGTGGCCTTCGACGACGTCGGCAGCGACCCGGCGTCGCTGGCGCTGATGCCGCTGGTCCGGCCGGACGTGGTCAAGCTGGACATGGGGCTGCTGCACGACCCGCACCGCGCCGAGGTCGCGCACGTGGTCAACGCGGCCATAGCGTACGCGGAGCGGACCGGCGCGGTGATCCTCGCCGAGGGCATCGAGACCGAGGAGCACCTGGAGCTGGCCCGGACCATGGGCGCCACGCTCGGGCAGGGACTGCTCTTCGGGGCGCCGGCGCCGCTGCCGGTGCCGTCCGAGACCTGCGGTACGCGCGTGCCGCTGCTGCCGGCGGACGGGGTGCCGCCGGTGTCCGTACCCCCGAGGTCGCCCTTCGAGATCGTCTCCGGTGCCCGGCCGGTGCTGCGGACCACCAAGGCGCGGCTGGCACCGATCAGCCGGTTCCTGGAGTCCAAGGCGCGCGACGAGGTCGAGCCGCCGGTGCTGCTCGCCTGCTTCCAGGAGGCCCGGTTCTTCACGCCGGCGGTGGCGCAGCGGTTCGCGGACGCGGCCACCACGGCCGCGTTCGTGGCGGTGCTCGGCGTCGGGCTGGACGAGCGGCCCGCGTCCGGCGTGCGCGGCGCGCGGCTCAGCGAGGACGACCCGCTGCGCGGCGAGTGGAACGTGATCGTGGTCGGGCCGTACTTCGCGGCCGCGCTCACCGCCCGTGACCTCGGCGCCGGCGGGATGACCGAGGCGGAGCAGCGCTTCGAGTACGCGCTCACCCACGACCGGGAGCTGGTGCTGGAGGCGGCACGGGCGCTGATGCACTGGATATCGCCGGCCTGA
- a CDS encoding outer membrane protein assembly factor BamB family protein produces the protein MVSIDLGVVSDPGPEPPVSRPRPRLTARARRWTAAAVCLVLAGGLLGASARPESDALPEVRLSFGPTDSYYPAGDRLYVVGPHAQVPSAEPRTITAYSAPGGERLWQRPLAIKGALNGLSEAGDTLLLHVSTGDQYPMMVAVDAETAEPRWSTDAFWPVVMNAEFVVTSSEGSAAEEPLTWEALRTGTGERLWRREFPAGSYTIHVDQHGEQLMVVLPRGRAELWDVRANRMLAAVEAPGLSGGMGVAGRVALSIDSGPDGADVTAYTLPDLRPLWQREFADGLGLAGCGSAVICAANQDQDRTFGLDPATGEVLWENRRYGWYSEAGSLLLAEGEIQQGETSALIVTDSLVVVDARTGRTVKDFGSWQRIYGDTVHGPSRIVVAHFDREAGTGLVAEVDVDALSLRVLGLVHGIGSDCSVERDVMICRMLDGGTVMWDLPIAP, from the coding sequence ATGGTCTCCATCGATCTCGGCGTGGTCTCCGATCCGGGGCCCGAGCCGCCGGTCTCCCGCCCGCGCCCGCGCTTGACCGCCCGGGCACGCCGGTGGACCGCGGCGGCCGTCTGCCTGGTGCTGGCCGGCGGACTGCTCGGCGCGTCGGCCCGGCCGGAGAGCGACGCACTGCCGGAGGTGCGGCTGTCGTTCGGGCCGACCGACTCCTACTACCCGGCCGGCGACCGGCTGTACGTGGTGGGACCGCACGCCCAGGTGCCGTCGGCGGAGCCGCGGACGATCACGGCGTACAGCGCGCCCGGCGGCGAACGGCTGTGGCAGCGGCCGCTGGCGATCAAGGGCGCGCTGAACGGGCTCAGCGAGGCCGGTGACACGCTGCTGCTGCACGTGAGCACCGGCGACCAGTACCCGATGATGGTCGCGGTGGACGCGGAGACGGCCGAACCGCGGTGGAGCACCGACGCGTTCTGGCCGGTCGTGATGAACGCCGAGTTCGTCGTGACCAGCTCCGAGGGCAGCGCCGCCGAGGAACCGCTCACCTGGGAGGCGCTGCGGACCGGCACCGGCGAGCGGCTGTGGCGGCGGGAGTTCCCGGCCGGGTCCTACACCATCCACGTCGACCAGCACGGCGAGCAGCTCATGGTGGTGCTTCCGCGGGGGCGGGCCGAGCTGTGGGACGTGCGCGCCAACCGGATGCTGGCCGCGGTCGAGGCACCGGGACTGTCCGGCGGGATGGGCGTGGCCGGCCGGGTGGCGCTGTCGATCGACTCCGGCCCCGACGGCGCCGACGTCACCGCGTACACGCTGCCGGACCTGCGGCCGCTGTGGCAGCGGGAGTTCGCGGACGGGCTGGGCCTCGCCGGCTGCGGCAGCGCGGTCATCTGCGCCGCCAACCAGGATCAGGACCGCACGTTCGGACTCGACCCGGCCACCGGCGAGGTCCTCTGGGAGAACCGGCGGTACGGCTGGTACTCCGAGGCCGGGTCGCTGCTGCTCGCCGAGGGGGAGATCCAGCAGGGCGAGACGTCCGCGCTGATCGTCACGGACTCACTGGTCGTGGTGGACGCCCGCACCGGCCGGACGGTCAAGGACTTCGGGAGCTGGCAGCGGATCTACGGCGACACCGTCCACGGCCCGTCGCGGATCGTGGTCGCGCACTTCGACCGGGAGGCCGGCACCGGGCTCGTCGCCGAGGTCGACGTGGACGCGCTGTCGCTGCGCGTGCTCGGGCTCGTGCACGGCATCGGCTCGGACTGCTCCGTGGAACGGGACGTGATGATCTGCCGGATGCTGGACGGCGGCACCGTGATGTGGGACCTGCCCATCGCGCCGTGA
- a CDS encoding response regulator transcription factor, giving the protein MRVLVVEDERNLADAIVRGLRRKGMAVDVAYDGSAGHEMAFVTRYDVVVLDRDLPGVHGDQICADLAASGALTRVLMLTASVTVADRVEGLQLGADDYLPKPFAFDELVARVQALGRRATPPAPPVLSAGDLVLDQARRVVTRAGALLQLTNKEFGVLEELLKARGAVVSTEELLERVWDENTDPFTTTVRVTMNTLRRKLGDPPLIETVVGAGYRIAGAAS; this is encoded by the coding sequence ATGCGGGTTCTGGTCGTCGAGGATGAGCGGAACCTGGCCGACGCCATCGTGCGCGGCCTGCGCCGCAAGGGCATGGCCGTGGACGTGGCCTACGACGGTTCCGCCGGGCATGAGATGGCGTTCGTCACCCGGTACGACGTGGTCGTGCTGGATCGGGACCTGCCCGGCGTGCACGGCGACCAGATCTGCGCGGACCTGGCCGCGTCCGGCGCCCTCACCCGCGTGCTGATGCTCACCGCCAGCGTCACCGTCGCCGACCGGGTCGAGGGCCTGCAACTCGGCGCCGACGACTACCTGCCCAAGCCGTTCGCCTTCGACGAACTGGTGGCGCGCGTGCAGGCGCTCGGCCGCCGCGCCACGCCGCCCGCGCCGCCCGTGCTCAGCGCCGGCGACCTCGTGCTCGACCAGGCCCGCCGGGTGGTCACCCGGGCCGGCGCGCTGCTCCAGCTGACGAACAAGGAGTTCGGCGTGCTGGAGGAGCTGCTCAAGGCGCGCGGTGCGGTGGTCTCCACGGAGGAGCTGCTGGAACGGGTCTGGGACGAGAACACCGATCCGTTCACCACGACGGTACGGGTCACCATGAACACGTTGCGCCGCAAGCTCGGCGACCCGCCGCTGATCGAGACCGTGGTCGGCGCCGGCTACCGCATCGCGGGCGCCGCGTCATGA
- a CDS encoding sensor histidine kinase, whose product MSALMRPTLRLRLTVLNGILLIGAGAIMLVLAWMLIDDVLHPADTLLPGTEVAISDGSRLSVEEWQARMVDRARTELMAKGLLALIAIGVAGTAGAYVVAGRALRPLHQVTSMAQRLGEETLDQRIRYSGANDEVAELAATFDAMLDRLNESFEAQKRFVANASHELRTPLAVMRTEIDVTLSDDEADIQEYRRMAMVVRDASERANGLVDALLILARSEAQTGRRLARKVPFDLTDGVHAALSAQKNEVARLKLDVATELRPAVVVGDPGLLERLAGNLIENAVRYNHLHGRLWVRTEVPAAGVVRLVVGNTGFEVDQADVPGLFEPFRRGGRERTGARGSGLGLSIVRAVCEAHGGTVGAIAQPGGGLEVTVTLPGAV is encoded by the coding sequence ATGAGCGCGCTGATGCGCCCGACGCTGCGGCTGCGGCTGACCGTGCTGAACGGGATTCTGCTGATCGGCGCCGGCGCGATCATGCTGGTGCTGGCCTGGATGCTGATCGACGACGTGCTGCACCCGGCGGACACGCTGCTGCCCGGCACCGAGGTGGCGATTAGCGACGGCAGCCGCCTCTCCGTGGAGGAGTGGCAGGCCCGGATGGTCGACCGCGCCCGCACCGAGCTGATGGCGAAGGGCCTGCTCGCGCTGATCGCGATCGGCGTGGCCGGGACCGCCGGGGCGTACGTGGTGGCCGGCCGGGCGCTGCGCCCGCTGCACCAGGTCACCTCGATGGCGCAGCGGCTCGGCGAGGAGACGCTCGACCAGCGCATCCGCTACTCCGGCGCGAACGACGAGGTGGCCGAGCTGGCCGCCACGTTCGACGCGATGCTGGACCGGCTGAACGAGTCGTTCGAGGCGCAGAAGCGGTTCGTGGCGAACGCGTCGCACGAGCTGCGGACGCCGCTCGCGGTCATGCGTACCGAGATCGACGTGACGCTCAGCGACGACGAGGCGGACATCCAGGAGTACCGGCGGATGGCGATGGTGGTCCGGGACGCGTCCGAGCGGGCGAACGGGCTGGTCGACGCGCTGCTCATCCTGGCCCGCAGCGAGGCGCAGACCGGGCGGCGGCTGGCGCGGAAGGTGCCGTTCGACCTCACCGACGGCGTGCACGCGGCGCTGTCCGCGCAGAAGAACGAGGTGGCCCGGCTCAAGCTGGACGTCGCCACCGAGCTGCGGCCGGCCGTGGTGGTCGGTGACCCGGGGCTGCTGGAGCGGCTGGCGGGCAACCTGATCGAGAACGCGGTGCGCTACAACCACCTGCACGGGCGGCTGTGGGTGCGCACGGAGGTGCCGGCCGCGGGGGTGGTGCGGCTGGTGGTGGGCAACACCGGGTTCGAGGTGGACCAGGCGGACGTACCGGGCCTGTTCGAGCCGTTCCGCCGCGGCGGCCGGGAGCGGACCGGGGCGCGCGGCTCCGGGCTGGGACTGTCGATCGTGCGGGCGGTGTGCGAGGCGCACGGCGGGACGGTCGGGGCGATCGCGCAGCCCGGCGGCGGCCTCGAGGTGACGGTGACGCTGCCGGGCGCGGTGTAG
- a CDS encoding DUF2637 domain-containing protein has translation MTLPQLLRIRWAVRATLLLGVAASVVANVLHAVDNPISQAIAAWPPFALLLTVELISRVPVHRRSLAFIRMVATAAIAGIAAWISYWHMAGVAAKYGETGASAYLLPISVDGLIVVASICLIELGGRIADAQTAKRAAAEAAAAAATGVPAAGHVADEQHSLPVGPALQPAARSRPGTDTPHATGPDATHPGAITPPAGAATSRPDVTTASAGATASRADATASRPGADDEWPDDPDRLTDHDVPGIAALVPRPLTPSSTDAYPQLTTAADGRGPARGDGYATDEYRLVDAADRRRAAAMAGDRRDRDPLTTTGSQPMLASDVAAAVEAALSGRPVARGVRGGASPRSRAGISAASGSLAGRATVPDDGAPADVPATTGAAGTAQTDPATQRISPARSTARTSAATSTTRQTTTGRITARTAPATSATDTTGRATGSNAAGGTGRAGGNGEDLGASRHGTRPAATSTTMASTGQTSARPRRSAAETAALAADIEARNPGITEAAVADQLGITTRRLREVRRAADTLPA, from the coding sequence GTGACCCTCCCCCAGCTTCTCCGCATCCGCTGGGCCGTTCGCGCAACCCTGCTGCTGGGTGTCGCCGCCTCGGTGGTCGCCAACGTTCTGCATGCCGTCGACAACCCGATCAGCCAAGCCATCGCCGCCTGGCCTCCCTTCGCTCTGCTGCTCACGGTCGAGTTGATCTCGCGCGTGCCGGTGCACCGGCGGTCGCTCGCGTTCATCCGGATGGTCGCGACCGCCGCGATCGCCGGCATCGCCGCCTGGATCTCCTACTGGCACATGGCCGGCGTGGCCGCCAAGTACGGCGAGACCGGCGCCAGCGCCTACCTGCTCCCGATCTCCGTGGACGGCCTGATCGTGGTCGCCTCCATCTGCCTGATCGAGCTGGGCGGCCGCATCGCCGACGCCCAGACCGCCAAGCGCGCCGCCGCCGAGGCCGCCGCCGCGGCAGCGACCGGCGTCCCGGCCGCGGGCCACGTCGCCGACGAGCAGCACTCGCTGCCGGTCGGGCCCGCGCTCCAGCCCGCCGCCCGCTCCCGTCCCGGCACGGACACCCCCCACGCCACCGGACCGGACGCCACGCACCCCGGCGCGATCACACCACCCGCCGGCGCGGCCACCTCGCGGCCCGACGTGACCACAGCATCCGCCGGCGCGACCGCCTCGCGTGCCGATGCGACCGCCTCGCGGCCCGGCGCGGACGACGAATGGCCGGACGACCCCGACCGTCTCACCGACCACGACGTCCCCGGCATCGCGGCCCTGGTCCCGCGTCCGCTCACTCCGTCGTCCACCGACGCGTACCCCCAGCTCACGACCGCCGCCGACGGTCGCGGCCCGGCCCGCGGCGACGGGTACGCCACCGACGAGTACCGCCTGGTGGACGCGGCCGACCGCCGGCGCGCCGCCGCGATGGCCGGCGACCGGCGCGACCGCGACCCGCTGACCACCACCGGCTCCCAGCCGATGCTCGCCTCCGACGTCGCCGCCGCCGTCGAGGCCGCGCTCAGCGGTCGCCCGGTCGCCCGCGGCGTGCGCGGCGGCGCCAGCCCGCGCAGTCGCGCCGGCATCTCCGCGGCCAGCGGCTCGCTCGCCGGCCGCGCGACGGTCCCGGACGACGGCGCCCCGGCCGACGTCCCCGCCACCACCGGAGCGGCCGGCACCGCACAGACCGACCCGGCGACGCAGCGCATCTCCCCGGCACGCAGCACCGCCCGCACCTCCGCCGCCACCTCCACCACCAGGCAGACCACCACGGGCCGCATCACCGCCCGCACAGCCCCCGCCACCAGCGCCACCGACACCACCGGCCGCGCCACCGGCAGCAACGCCGCCGGTGGCACCGGCCGGGCCGGCGGCAACGGCGAAGACCTCGGCGCCTCGCGACACGGCACACGGCCGGCCGCCACGTCGACGACTATGGCATCGACCGGCCAGACCAGCGCCCGGCCACGCCGCTCCGCCGCCGAGACCGCGGCCCTCGCCGCCGACATCGAGGCCCGCAACCCCGGCATCACCGAGGCCGCCGTCGCCGACCAACTCGGCATCACCACGCGCCGCCTCCGCGAGGTCCGCCGCGCCGCCGACACCCTGCCCGCCTGA